GCAAACAATAAAAGCAAAGGAGCTAATTTAGCCCAAACTCAAGACTTAACCAAAGACCAAGAGGATATTTTTCTTTCTTTCGAGCCTAGGCCCCCTCGTTTATTAATCTCTGAGTTTAAACCTTCTCCCGAGGCTGAGGCGCGGGTTGAATTTAACCAGTCGTTCTACGAAAAAAATAGTTGGGCTAGGTTTATCAGTCAGGCAAAAAAATATCAGATATTTGATGCGCCGGGAGATGTAGAAAAATCTGTCGAGGCCTATAAAGAAAAATTTAAAGAGGCAAATTCAGAAAGACACGAGAATTACGCTAAATTTTATGAATTCGTCACATCAAAATGGGGAAAGATCAACAATGAAGAGCAGCACGAAGTGCTGCATTTGGCTATCTCCTATAACAGCACCGATATTCTAGAGTTTTTGTTTGCGCAGAAGATAGATGTAACCTCGCCCGATAGCAACGGTATTAGGCCGATACATGTTGCAGCCGCGCGAGGCAATTTAGCAATACTAAAAAGTTTAGTTAAGAAAGGAGCCAAGCTCAATGAACCTAATGCGTTTGGAGAAGCGGCTTGGCAAATTGCACTCAACAACAATAATAAAGATGTTATTCCTTATTTATTAGAAAAATCAGAAGATGATGAAGGCAATTTTCCTGTACATATTGCTACAGCAACATGTGATACGAGGATGCTCGGGTATTTAAGGGACCAAGGGGCGGATTTTCTTAAACTTAATGCAAATAATCAAACAGCATTGCAAGTCGCTTTTAGAAATGAAAGGGATGATGCAAACGAAACCGACCAAGCAAATAAAATAAACACAAAGAAGGAATCAATTAATTTTTTCAAAGAGCTATATAGTTATTTCTGGGGCCCTCTTATTTTAAAAAACGAAACGGACAAAGAAAATCTCGTAAAACATATGAGCCATGATGAACGGGTGCAAGCGGTATGCATAGCAGCAAATTCAAATGATCAGGAGATGATAAATATTTTGGCTGAATATAAAGCCGATATAAAATCACCTGATCGCCATGGTGACTTGCCTATACATATTGCTGCAACATATTCTACTGCTCATGCTTTATTTTATTTAGTGCAGGAAGAGGCAAAGTCAAGTATTAAAGCACAGATTGAAGATGGCAAAACCGTTTTGCAAACTGCAGATGTGTACAACAAAACTCTTAATACATTGACTATAAATGAAAGAGATAAAAGAACCGTTCTGCAAACCGCAGATCTGCACGAAAGTGAACAGGTGCTGGCTGGTTTCAAGCAGCTTTATTTAGCAGGCAATTATAACCCCCAACATGACTTGGACAAGGATTTATTAGCAAAACATATGAACCCCGACGAGCGCTCAAAAGAGCTCCATAAAGCCCTGCAACAGGATGATAACGTCATGGTGGAATCTTTATTGAGACATGGAGTCGCTGTAAATTCACGAAGTGGCAATTATGATTTGCCCATTCATATTGCAATAGCGAAAGGCGATGTGAATGCAGTGTGGCGTTTAGTAGCTGTGGGGGCAGACCTTAATCAATTAACGCTAGGTGGAGGATCAACCCTACAAATTGCAGAATTCTACGGAAAAGCAAACGTATGGGCTTGCATAAAGCAGCTTTATTTGAGCGGTGCTTATATTCCAACGCATGAATCGGATAAGAGTTTATTAACCAAGAATATGAGCACTGATGAGCGCTCATACGCGCTACATATAGCTCTGTCCCAAAACGATAGAGCAATGATGAATTCTTTATTCGAATATGAGATCAATGTAAATGCACGAGATGCCAATGGTAACTTGCCGATACACCTTGCGGTAGCGAATGATAATGTTTATGCCGTACAGCGTTTAGTGGCTATGGGTGCAGAGCTTAACGACTTGGCGGCAACCGAAGTAACAACTCTACAAATTGCAGAGCACGGCGAAAAAGCAAACGTGTTGGATTACATAAAGCAGCTTTATTTGAATGGCTCTTATGTTCCAAAGTATGATTTGGATAAAGATTTATTAGCAAGAAGTATGGGCCCTGACGAGCGCTCAGAAGCACTACATAGTCGCCCCTGAATAATTCGTAAGCCCTTATGTGCTAAGACTTTTTAAGCGAAATGTAGTGGCATAAATTGCAAGAAAATGGCATATTGAGAAAATAAAGCCTGCAAATTTTGATGAGAAAAGAATGAGACCGAAGGCGCAAGTGATTGAAGCAGATATGTTCAGACAACCGTTAAGAGAGCAGATCAATCTGAAACATGAGTTGGTAGGTTTAGGAGATTTGATCAATTGGGAGAAATTAAGCGAATCGATGAGTGAGAGTTTTACCTCATCGAGAGGTCGCCCAGCCAAGTCCCCTCGCCTGATAGCGGGGTTATTGTATTTGCAATATGCGTTCAACTTGTCTGATGAAGAAGTCGTTGGGTCGTGGCTAGAAAACCCATATTGGCAAGTATTCACGGGAGAGGAGTATTTACAAACAGAAGCGCCCATAGATGCATCAAGCCTAACGCGTTGGCGGAAACGTCTTGGCGAGGCGGGAGTCGAAGAGTTATTAGCCGAGACGATCGAAGCGGCGAAACGGAGTGATGTGATCAAAGCATCGAGCGTGAAACGAGTGATCGTAGACACCACCGTGATGGAGAAGGCGATAGCCCATCCGACCGATTCCAGATTGCTCGAGCGTTGTCGAGAGCATTTGGTGAAAGCGGCAGCCCAACATGGTTTGCAGTTGCGACAAAATTACAACCGAGTGGCGCCCCGTTTGTCACTCCAAGTCAGCCGTTATGCGCATGCGAAGCAATACAAACGGATGAACAAAGCGTTAGGCACACTGCGTTCTCGAGTGGGACGAGTGATGCGCGATGTTGAGAGACAAATCGAGTCGGTGGCGGAGAAAAGCCATGATGCCTTGCGAGAGTTGATAGCCCGTACGAAAAGAATCATTTCGCAAAGCCCCAAGGATAAAAACAAACTTTATGCCCTGCATGCACCGGAAGTGGAGTGTATAGCCAAGGGCAAGGCACGTAAGCCCTACGAGTTCGGTGTCAAAGTATCGATTACGACAACTCACCAGGAAGGACTTGTGTTGGGTGCGCGCTCGATGCCGGGAAACCCTTACGACGGTCACACGCTGGCTGAAGCACTAGAACAAGCCGCAATTCTGAGTGATGTGACGCCCGAAGTTGCGATCGTAGATCGCGGTTACAAAGGGGTTGAGGTCGATGGCGTAAAAATCTATCACTCAGGTATGCGCCGGGGTATCACACGTACGCTAAGTGCTATCATCAAACGACGCAGTGCCATTGAACCTATCATCGGTCATATGAAGACGGATGGGAAACTTGGTCGGAATTGGCTCAAAGGGGCATTAGGCGATGCCATACACGCTGTGCTCTGTGGCGCTGGGCATAACTTACGGATGATCCTCAGAAAGCTTCGGCTTTTTTACGTTTTACTTTTATCCGATTTCTTCCGCCCTACGTTTGCTGTTGGTTTCAGGTTTTGGTTCTAATTAGTTCACAAAACGATTTATTCAGCGACGACTAAATAATGTTTTTTTATTAGATTGAACACTCCTTTGTTTTTCATTTCCACTGAAATCTGCAGGGTTGTTTCTCCAAATTTATTTGTTGCATTAAGATCTGATCCATTTTCTAGAAAATAACTAAACATCTCAATATCTTTATGTTCCGAAACAGAATCGGCATATTCATGTCCCGCAATAAGATGTATGGGGAAATTATGATCATCATCAATTTTTGAATGGAGATCGTAATCATTACTAAACAAAATATCTATCATTTGCAGATCTTTCTGAATCACCGATTTAAATAGCGCTATCGCTCGCTCATTGGTATTCATCTCTTTAACCAATAAATCTTTATCCACATCATGTCGCGGCGTATAAGTCTCGGAAAAATAAAGCTGTTTTAAGAAATTCAGAACTTCCGTTTTTCCAGAATTTCTGGCAACCTGAAAAATCGTTTGTGTATGTGTATTCAGTGCATTTAGATTTGCACCCATCGCCATTAAATGCCGCAATATATCAATATCGTCATTCGCTATCGCATGATGTATAGGCGGGTTACCATTAGCATCTCGTGTATTTACATCGACGCCATATCTGAATAAATTCCCCATCATTAATTTATCGTTCTGGAACAGAGCTCTATGTAGTCGTCGCTGAATAAATCGTTTTGTGAACTAATTAGAACCAAAACCTGAAACCAACAGCAAACGTAGGGCGGAAGAAATCGGATAAAAGTAAAACGTAAAAAAGCCGAAGCTTTCTGAGGATCATCCGTAAGTTATGCCCAGCGCCACAGAGCACAGCGTGTATGGCATCGCCTAATGCCCCTTTGAGCCAATTCCGACCAAGTTTCCCATCCGTCTTCATATGACCGATGATAGGTTCAATGGCACTGCGTCGTTTGATGATAGCACTTAGCGTACGTGTGATACCCCGGCGCATACCTGAGTGATAGATTTTTACGCCATCGACCTCAACCCCTTTGTAACCGCGATCTACGATCGCAACTTCGGGCGTCACATCACTCAGAATTGCGGCTTGTTCTAGTGCTTCAGCCAGCGTGTGACCGTCGTAAGGGTTTCCCGGCATCGAGCGCGCACCCAACACAAGTCCTTCCTGGTGAGTTGTCGTAATCGATACTTTGACACCGAACTCGTAGGGCTTACGTGCCTTGCCCTTGGCTATACACTCCACTTCCGGTGCATGCAGGGCATAAAGTTTGTTTTTATCCTTGGGGCTTTGCGAAATGATTCTTTTCGTACGGGCTATCAACTCTCGCAAGGCATCATGGCTTTTCTCCGCCACCGACTCGATTTGTCTCTCAACATCGCGCATCACTCGTCCCACTCGAGAACGCAGTGTGCCTAACGCTTTGTTCATCCGTTTGTATTGCTTCGCATGCGCATAACGGCTGACTTGGAGTGACAAACGGGGCGCCACTCGGTTGTAATTTTGTCGCAACTGCAAACCATGTTGGGCTGCCGCTTTCACCAAATGCTCTCGACAACGCTCGAGCAATCTGGAATCGGTCGGATGGGCTATCGCCTTCTCCATCACGGTGGTGTCTACGATCACTCGTTTCACGCTCGATGCTTTGATCACATCACTCCGTTTCGCCGCTTCGATCGTCTCGGCTAATAACTCTTCGACTCCCGCCTCGCCAAGACGTTTCCGCCAACGCGTTAGGCTTGATGCATCTATGGGCGCTTCTGTTTGTAAATACTCCTCTCCCGTGAATACTTGCCAATATGGGTTTTCTAGCCACGACCCAACGACTTCTTCATCAGACAAGTTGAACGCATATTGCAAATACAATAACCCCGCTATCAGGCGAGGGGACTTGGCTGGGCGACCTCTCGATGAGGTAAAACTCTCACTCATCGATTCGCTTAATTTCTCCCAATTGATCAAATCTCCTAAACCTACCAACTCATGTTTCAGATTGATCTGCTCTCTTAACGGTTGTCTGAACATATCTGCTTCAATCACTTGCGCCTTCGGTCTCATTCTTTTCTCATCAAAATTTGCAGGCTTTATTTTCTCAATATGCCATTTTCTTGCAATTTATGCCACTACATTTCGCTTAAAAAGTCTTAGCACATAAGGGCTTACGAATTATTCAGGGGCGACTATTTATCTAATAATAATTATATTCCTAACAAGAGATCGGACAAGCAAGATTTAGCCAAAATTATGACCATTGAAGAACTGAAATCAGCATTAAAAATGGAAAAATCAAAGCAAAGTATTGCCATGACAACTATCTTGAGATTGGAATTATTGAAAAAAAGGGTGCTGCGCCAATAATTTATGCGGTAGGACCAAAGTCCGGCACGCGCACTTTAGTGCCTGCTCAATTTAGCAATAACACTTAAACGAATCAGTGGGCATAAAACTCTTGCAATGGTTGAGCGTTATGCGCACCAGAACGGACAATACATGCGGGCGGTAATGGAAAAATTTGAGCAGAGGATGAGAATCGCCTAGCTATTTTGCTGGCACGATTACACAAGAATTACACAAAGCTAAATTAGCCGATGCCTAGGAATTTGGCAAAATCCTTATGGCATATGGTGGGGCGTGAGCGGCTCGAACGCTCGACCTACGGATTAAGAGTCCGCTGCTCTACCAACTGAGCTAACGCCCCAAGAGAAAGCGTATTATAGCAAGCTGATTGCACACTCAAAATCGTATTTCTTATGCTGACTCATTTTGAACAAAAAATTCTAACCCGCGAACAGCTCGCGGTAAAGCGCCCAACCCTTTCAGCACCGGTTGTTTTTACAAACGGGGTGTTCGATATTTTGCACCGTGGCCATGTCAGTTATCTCGCTCAAGCACGTACATTAGGCGCATGTTTAGTGGTTGGGGTTAATAGCGATGCGTCGGTACGCTTACTGGGCAAAGGCGAGGATCGCCCAATCAATCATGAAGCTGATCGCATGGCCCTTATCGCCGCCCTTGCATGCGTAGATTGGGTAGTGTGCTTTGACGAATTTACTCCATTCACATTGGTTAACGCATTGCGGCCCGATATACTCGTTAAAGGCGGTGATTATGATATGGACGCATTGCCAGAAGCCAAGTTGGTGCGGGGCTGGGGCGGACAAGCACTGACGATTCCGTTTGAGTTTCAACGGTCAACATCTGCCTTATTGCGTAAAGTACGCGCCCCTTCTGGCTAAGGGATGCGCTAAACAGAGCAAGCTCAATCAATCGTAAACGATCATAAAACTAAGCCATACGAACTTAAATATGATTAGGCAAGCACATTTGCTCTCGCGCAATTAATGCAAGCCCGGTAAGCACTAAGTGCTCATGATATGAGTAGTCAATAGTCAATAAGCGCGCCACGTTATGCGCCGCCCCCCCACTTAATACGCATCGCACCGGAGCGCCTAGCCGCGTGGATAAATCACGCCAAGCACGCTCAATTAAGCTAGCTTGAGCAAGTAAACAGCCTTCATGCAACGCGGTCTGCGTGTCGGTTGCAAATAGCGTCCCAACTTGCTCTCCATCCTGCGGTGACTCACGCTCTCGAGTCATTTGCTCAGCCGTCGGCAGCAACGCGGTATGTTGGCCTAATGCGTGCATCATCATGGTTCCGCCAGGCGCGATTAAACCACCCGCAAAAGTGCCGTCGGCATAAAGGGCTTCCAATGTAGTGGCGGTGCCTAAAGTGGCAATTAATAGATGTTCCGCTGGATAAGTCGCGCGTGCGCCAATCAGGCCCGCCCAGCGGTCACTGCCAAGTTGCCGATAATCCCGATAACCATTGCGCACCCCACACTGATAAGGCTGCGCGTTTATCGTATGGCGCGGAGCATCTGGCCAGCGGGTGCTGGTTAAGGTTTCAAGCCGCCGCGCCGTACGTTCACCCGCCACATTTGCAATCCAAACGCTAGCAGGCGCTGGCAACATCGACCAATCCGGCTCTGGCAATGAAAGTAAGGCGCCGCGTTCGTGTGCAAAAGCGCCAGAGGCAAAACGTGCACCACCTGCATCGGCCAATGCCCATTTAATACGGCTATTTCCCGCATCGATTAAAAGAAAAGGAGCTGCTGATGAAACAGAAGACATTATGAGTTTATTGAAAAAAAGCCCTGTTATAGGCAAAGTAAGTAAAAACCGGCGATGTTACAGAATATGCACTCGCAAAGAAACATCGCCGCTGGCGAGGGTTTGAATGCCGTTGCCCGTATCAATCAACAATCGACCGTATGCGTCAACGCCCGTTGCAATACCCGTTAGAATTTCACGGCCACTCTCTAATACAAGTACTTTTTTGCCGGCATAAGCATGATTGTCATTCCATGCCTGCAGAAAAGGCGCTAAGCCATGCTCACTGAAACGCTCCAGCATGGCAGCCAGGGCATTAAGCAAATGCGCCAGCACATCGGTCATCGCTACCTGCGGCAATACTCGCGCTAAAGCTGCGGGCGGGTTGGCCTGCGCACTTAACTGCGCCGCCAGCGCTTCCTCACCCTCAAGGTTGAATCCAATACCGATCACCACGCTACTTGAAGTATGGCTGCTACGCGCCATTTCAATCAAAATGCCAGCCAATTTTGCGCCATCAAGCAAGACATCATTCGGCCATTTCAACGCCAAACGATGCATATCCGTGGGCATCAGGGCGCGTAATCCGGCCAGCACTGCAGTACTTACGGCCAAGCTAAGGCCAGCCAGTTCAGCCGGTGACCGAAGTATTTCACAGGCAAACGAAAAAAGTAATGCATTACCTGGCGCAGCAATCCATGGCCGCCCATGGCGCCCGTGCCCAGCTGTTTGTCGATACGCCACGCGCACGATGGGCAATCTGGGCTTATCCATCGCTTTTAAACGAGCGATTAAATCCGCATTCGTCGAACCCGTTTCGTCAACCACCTCAATCGTCAATTTTTGTAAAGAGGACGATAAAAGCATACGAAGCTGCTCACGATCAATACGCCGTGTGTTAGATAATACGGAAGTTAAAGAAGACATAGTGGGCGTATTTTAGCTGACCACACGCCATGCTATGTTGGTCTGCCGTACAATCACTCAAGTCATCAGTTATAAAATAACGCTATGTTGCGATCTATTCTCCGCCGTCTTGGTATGTTTGTGCCGACTTTTATCGGCATTACAGTGCTTACCTTTACGCTCATTCATGTCATTCCTGGCGATCCCATCGAAGTCATGATGGGCGATCGCGGCATTACTCCAGAAGCCCATGCTGAGGCGATGCGCCATCTCGGTCTGGATTTGCCATTACCCGTGCAATATTTGCGTTATTTATCGAATGTTCTGCGAGGTGATCTCGGTATTTCGCTCGCCACGCATACCAGCGTTATGGATGAATTCTTAGCGCGTTTTCCGGCTACGCTTGAGCTCTCGCTGGGAGCGCTTTTCTTCGCTCTTTTGCTTGGTTTGCCGGCAGGTATTTTGGCCGCGCTTAAACCTGGCTCGCTGCTTGATCGCGCAATGATGAGCATCGCGCTGGCAGGCTATTCAATGCCTATCTTTTGGTGGGGATTAATTCTCATTATGTTTTTTTCAGTGCAGCTTGGTTGGGTGCCTGTCTCGGGACACTTGGCGATTCAATATGATATACCCTCGGTTACTGGTTTTACGTTGATTGATACCTGGCTTTCTGACCAAGAAGGCGCTTTTCGTTCAGCGCTACATCATTTAATTTTGCCATCGATTGTATTAGGCACCATTCCGCTAGCGGTGATTGCACGCATGACCCGCTCATCCATGCTCGAAGTTTTGCGTGAGAACTATATTCGCACTGCGCGCGCTAAAGGGCTCTCGCCAAGCCGCGTCATCATCGTCCATGCGCTACGCAATGCATTAATTCCGGTAGTGACCGTGATTGGCTTGCAAGTGGGTTCGCTACTTTCAGGCGCAGTACTCACCGAGACGATTTTCTCTTGGCCCGGGGTCGGCAAATGGCTGATTGATGCGATCAACCGGCGCGATTATCCGATTGTGCAAAGTGGAATTTTAGTACTAGCTACACTCGTTATCATCGTTAATTTGCTGGTCGATGTGTTATATGGCGTGCTTAATCCGCGTATTCGCCATTCGAGGTAGCAATGAAGGAATCCAATTTAACAGAATTTTGGGCGCATTTCCGCACCCATCGAGGAGCGGTCTTAGCGGGCGTGCTACTTATCGCATTGATGCTTACGGCGATATTCGCTCCCGTGCTCGCACCGTATGATCCGACTGAGCAATATCGAGATGCGATTCGCGTCCCTCCGGCTTGGCAGGAGGATGGGTCTTGGCGTTTTATATTGGGCACAGACCAAGCGGGGCGTGACATTCTTTCTCGCTTAATATATGGTGCGCGCTTATCGTTTTGGATTGGCAGCATTTCAGTATTACTCGCGCTTTCGCTAGGGACCGTGCTGGGCTTATGCGCTGCGTTTTTTCAGCGCTGGCTGGATGCGCCCATCATGCGTTTGATCGATGTGTTGCTTGCGTTGCCTGCGCTTTTATTGGCGGTTGCGGTAGTCGCGGTGCTCGGCCCGGGACTCACCAATACGATGTATGCCATCGCGATTGTTACTCTGCCCGGTTATGTGCGGCTCACGCGCGCCTCTGCATTGGCTGAATTAAGCAAAGAGTATGTGGTTGCGTCCCGCGTAGCGGGGGCCGGCACTTTTCGACTCATGTTTTCTCAAGTATTGCCAAATTGCGCAGCTCCGTTAATCGTGCAAGCAACCCTGGGCTTTTCAACCGCGCTGCTTGATGCGGCAGCGCTAGGTTTTCTCGGCATTGGCGTACAGCCTCCACTGGCTGAGTGGGGTTCCATGCTTGCTTCCGCGCGCGACTATATGAATAGTGCCTGGTGGATGGTGACCATGCCCGGTGTGGCTATCCTGGTCACTGTACTGTCCATTAACTTGCTTGGCGATGGGTTGCGCGATGCCCTTGACCCCAAATTAAAGCAAATTTATTAACCTAGATGAAACCAAACCTTTTAACTATTCGCCAGCTTTCGATCAATTTTGGCGGACCGCCAGTCGTGGATCGTATCGATTTCGACATTGCGCCCGGCGAGGTCGTGGGGATTGTCGGTGAATCAGGTTGCGGCAAAAGCATTACTATGCTGGCCTTAATGGGACTCATTGATGCGCCTGGTCAAGTGCGCGCCGACAAGATTTTTTTTAATGGGCAAGATTTGCTCAATGCATCACCTCGTGCACGGCGAAAAATTATCGGCAAAGATATTTCAATGGTGTTTCAAGACCCATTGTCAAGCCTTAACCCAAGCTACACCGTGGGCACACAGATCAAAGAAGTCCTGCGGCAACATGAAGATCTACGTGGCGCGGCGCTCCATGCGCGTACGCTAGAGTTACTTGATCAAGTTGGGATTTCAGACGCTAAAAATCGTATCGACTCTTTTCCGCATCAACTCTCAGGCGGGATGAATCAGCGCGTTATGATTGCTATGGCGATTGCCTGCAATCCCAAATTGCTGATCGCCGATGAGCCAACCACCGCGCTTGATGTCACCATTCAAGCTCAGATTATGCAGTTGCTGGTGGATTTACAAAAAGAGCGCTGTATGGCGCTAGCATTAATTTCGCACGATCTTGCCGTGGTCTCGCAAGTTGCGCGACGGGTCGCGGTGATGTATGCGGGCGAGATCGTTGAAACAAATTACGTGCCCCAAATTTTCGAGCAACCGCACCACCCCTATACAGAAGCATTATTGACTGCAATTCCCGAGCATAACCGCGGGGCCAAGCGCTTAACCGCCTTATCGGGCGTTGTGCCAGGTCAACATGACCGTCCGCCAGGTTGCCTGTTTGCTCCGCGTTGCAAATATAGAATCGACGCTTGCGAACATGCGCGGCCACCATTGGCGCCTCTTAAGGTAGGCGCCGTGCGTTGCATTAAACCGCTTAATTTGCAATCAGCCGCCGATACACCTGCCGCCTCTTACTTTACATCATGAATGCACCAGACACCGTGCTTGTCGCGGAAGGTTTAACTAAACATTACTCGGTGCGCCAAGGATTTTTTGGGCACAGCTTAGTTAGCGCATTGAATCAAGTGTCATTTTCCCTCACGCGCGGCAAAACGCTTGCGGTGGTTGGGGAGTCAGGCTGTGGCAAATCAACGCTTGCGCGCCAAATTACGATGGTTGAAGAGCCCACTTCAGGCACACTTTTGATCAATGGTCATAACGCGGCTACCGCCAATCGCGCTACCCGTGCCATGCTACGCCGCTGCGTACAAATGGTTTTTCAGCATCCATTTGCGTCGCTTAACCCAAGAAAAACCGTTTACGCCACGTTAGCCGAACCCCTCATTATTAATACTGATTTCGATCAGGCAACCCGCTTGGCGCGTATCACGGAAATGATCGCTACAGTTGGCTTACGGCCTGAGCATATGAGGCGATACCCCCATATGTTTTCTGGCGGCCAGCAACAGCGCATTGCGATTGCCCGAGCGATGATTCTTGAACCGCAAATTGTAGTGGCCGATGAGCCCGTTTCGGCGCTTGATGTGTCTATTCAGGCGCAAATTCTCAACCTTTTCATGGATTTGCAAGACCGTTTCGGCATTAGCTATGTATTTATCTCGCATGATCTATCCGTAGTCGAACATATCGCGCATGACGTTATGGTCATGTATCTTGGGGGAATTGTTGAATTTGGCGACAAAAGCACACTTTTTGCGCGCGCCCGTCATCCCTACACGCGCGCCTTGATGTCTGCTACCCCAGCGATCCGTTCATCTGAAAGACGGATTCAAATTCGCCTTGAAGGAGAGCTTCCGTCCCCGCTTAATCCTCCGGCCGGTTGCACGTTTCACCAGCGTTGCCCTTATGCAATTGAGCGTTGTCGGCATGAAGCGCCCGTCTTGCGTGAAGTGGATAATCGCCAGGTTGCCTGTCATCGGGCCGAAGAACTAGAAATTTAATGGATTAAGTTCTAAGCGTTTAGCTAGGTTAAGGAGCAAAATATTCAAGCACCTACTTGGCCTAGCCTCCATTCGTTAAACCGTTCGATCATCGAGCTATGCTTATCCATCCAGTACAAACCATCATTAAACAAACCTTTTTTTAAATTGTCTGGGTACGTTGCGAGTAGCTTTAGATACTTAGGATCAATATCATTTTTTTTCAAAATACTGGGTTCTAACGCGGCAGGCTGAGTGGGTGCAATTCCATAGGGTATAAGACGCGCTTGCCTCTCAGGATGCGTAGCAAACCGGATAAATTCACGGCAAGCATCAGCATTAGGCGTTCCCCTTAAAATAGTCCAACTATCATATGCGTAAATGTGTTGATCCCAGGAGAATGCAACGGGTGCACCCGCTTCCATAGCAGATATGACAGAAGTGGTAAATGCAGGAATCAGATGAACTTCCCCGGTTTTTAATAGATGCTCAGCGTGCGGATTATTCTGCCACCAGATAGAGATATGCGATTTAATTTTATCTAGACTGCGAAATGCCCGGTTAATTCCATCCGCACAAGAATATACTTCGCTAGGCTCCACGCCATCAGCCATCAACGCTTCTTCAAGCGTATCAAACGGGATTTGACGTAGACCGCGCAAACCCGGAAATTTCCCTACGTTCCAAAAATCTTCCCAGGTTCTCGGTATAGAACGACCTTTAAAAACATCTGTCCGGTAGGCAAGCACAGTAGAATAAACATTCTTCCCAACGCCATAATCTGATAAAGCCTGCGGAATCATGTTTTTGACGACATGATCATTCATCAGCTCATGCGGTTCTAAATAACCTAACTGACTAAGGATGGGTATTGCTCTACTGCCTAAACACGCCATATTCCAGTGATATGTTTGCGTATTGACCATCGTTTTAATTTCTGCGATAGGCTCCACATTTGACGGAATGCCCGTTACTTTAATACCCGTTTCCTTGGTAAAAGGTTCAAAAAGTAGTTTGGTATAAGCGATGTGGCTTTTCCCGCCTGAGGTGCGGATAACAATTTGACAGTAAACCCAAATAGGTTAAGTGTTTAGTTAACTTAGCATCCACTGGCTATAGCGCTCGATAACTGCATTCTGATGATTCTTCCAGTACAAGCCGCTACTGGGCAGGCCTTTTTTGAGGTTGTCTGGATAAGTTGCAAGCAGCTTGGCGTGCTTTAGATCAATATAGCCTGGATTTAAAACGTCGGGTTGGGTAGGCCCAATCCCGTACGGTGCAAGCAGAGCCTGCTGCCGCGGATCTGAGGCAAATTTGATGAACTCACGGCAAGCATCAACGTTAGGCGCACCTTTTAGAATG
The Mycoavidus cysteinexigens genome window above contains:
- a CDS encoding ABC transporter permease subunit — encoded protein: MKESNLTEFWAHFRTHRGAVLAGVLLIALMLTAIFAPVLAPYDPTEQYRDAIRVPPAWQEDGSWRFILGTDQAGRDILSRLIYGARLSFWIGSISVLLALSLGTVLGLCAAFFQRWLDAPIMRLIDVLLALPALLLAVAVVAVLGPGLTNTMYAIAIVTLPGYVRLTRASALAELSKEYVVASRVAGAGTFRLMFSQVLPNCAAPLIVQATLGFSTALLDAAALGFLGIGVQPPLAEWGSMLASARDYMNSAWWMVTMPGVAILVTVLSINLLGDGLRDALDPKLKQIY
- a CDS encoding dipeptide ABC transporter ATP-binding protein; this translates as MNAPDTVLVAEGLTKHYSVRQGFFGHSLVSALNQVSFSLTRGKTLAVVGESGCGKSTLARQITMVEEPTSGTLLINGHNAATANRATRAMLRRCVQMVFQHPFASLNPRKTVYATLAEPLIINTDFDQATRLARITEMIATVGLRPEHMRRYPHMFSGGQQQRIAIARAMILEPQIVVADEPVSALDVSIQAQILNLFMDLQDRFGISYVFISHDLSVVEHIAHDVMVMYLGGIVEFGDKSTLFARARHPYTRALMSATPAIRSSERRIQIRLEGELPSPLNPPAGCTFHQRCPYAIERCRHEAPVLREVDNRQVACHRAEELEI
- a CDS encoding biotin--[acetyl-CoA-carboxylase] ligase, whose product is MSSLTSVLSNTRRIDREQLRMLLSSSLQKLTIEVVDETGSTNADLIARLKAMDKPRLPIVRVAYRQTAGHGRHGRPWIAAPGNALLFSFACEILRSPAELAGLSLAVSTAVLAGLRALMPTDMHRLALKWPNDVLLDGAKLAGILIEMARSSHTSSSVVIGIGFNLEGEEALAAQLSAQANPPAALARVLPQVAMTDVLAHLLNALAAMLERFSEHGLAPFLQAWNDNHAYAGKKVLVLESGREILTGIATGVDAYGRLLIDTGNGIQTLASGDVSLRVHIL
- a CDS encoding ABC transporter substrate-binding protein is translated as MWVYCQIVIRTSGGKSHIAYTKLLFEPFTKETGIKVTGIPSNVEPIAEIKTMVNTQTYHWNMACLGSRAIPILSQLGYLEPHELMNDHVVKNMIPQALSDYGVGKNVYSTVLAYRTDVFKGRSIPRTWEDFWNVGKFPGLRGLRQIPFDTLEEALMADGVEPSEVYSCADGINRAFRSLDKIKSHISIWWQNNPHAEHLLKTGEVHLIPAFTTSVISAMEAGAPVAFSWDQHIYAYDSWTILRGTPNADACREFIRFATHPERQARLIPYGIAPTQPAALEPSILKKNDIDPKYLKLLATYPDNLKKGLFNDGLYWMDKHSSMIERFNEWRLGQVGA
- a CDS encoding ABC transporter ATP-binding protein; amino-acid sequence: MKPNLLTIRQLSINFGGPPVVDRIDFDIAPGEVVGIVGESGCGKSITMLALMGLIDAPGQVRADKIFFNGQDLLNASPRARRKIIGKDISMVFQDPLSSLNPSYTVGTQIKEVLRQHEDLRGAALHARTLELLDQVGISDAKNRIDSFPHQLSGGMNQRVMIAMAIACNPKLLIADEPTTALDVTIQAQIMQLLVDLQKERCMALALISHDLAVVSQVARRVAVMYAGEIVETNYVPQIFEQPHHPYTEALLTAIPEHNRGAKRLTALSGVVPGQHDRPPGCLFAPRCKYRIDACEHARPPLAPLKVGAVRCIKPLNLQSAADTPAASYFTS
- a CDS encoding ABC transporter permease subunit is translated as MLRSILRRLGMFVPTFIGITVLTFTLIHVIPGDPIEVMMGDRGITPEAHAEAMRHLGLDLPLPVQYLRYLSNVLRGDLGISLATHTSVMDEFLARFPATLELSLGALFFALLLGLPAGILAALKPGSLLDRAMMSIALAGYSMPIFWWGLILIMFFSVQLGWVPVSGHLAIQYDIPSVTGFTLIDTWLSDQEGAFRSALHHLILPSIVLGTIPLAVIARMTRSSMLEVLRENYIRTARAKGLSPSRVIIVHALRNALIPVVTVIGLQVGSLLSGAVLTETIFSWPGVGKWLIDAINRRDYPIVQSGILVLATLVIIVNLLVDVLYGVLNPRIRHSR